A region of the Verrucomicrobiota bacterium genome:
TTAGGACGGGAACCTTTTTAATAGTTCGCGCCAAGGTCCTTTTAAACGCCGAGGATACGTGGAAAATAGTTTCGATCTCCGTCCTGCTAAGTGGTTCGATTCCTATCAGATCTTTGCGGGTCCATTCCATAGTAGGTATTAGGTAGCTATTGAAATTGTGTCAGGTGTGTCAGGATTGTCATTCACCACAACTTTTACATGTTGATTGGGATTAGCCTTAACCATTAGTCCGGTGAAGTCGGGGTTTATTGGCAGTGCTCGTCCACCTCGGTCAACCAATACAGCGAGGGAAACTTTGGCGGGTCGGCCTTGATCAAAAATTTCGTTGAGTGCTGCTCGAATGCTACGGCCTGAAAATATGACATCGTCTACCAGGATAATGGTCTTCCCTTCCACATCAAACGGAAGATTGGCGAATGACATGATATTAGGAACCGGATTGGAAGAAAGGTCATCTCGATGAAAAGAAATATCAACGATGCCGTATGGCAACTCATGCTTGAGTCGTTCTCCAATACTCTTTGCCAAACGTTTCCCGAGTTCTATTCCTCCACGCGCGATTCCTACTATGACCAGATTGGCCGGGTCCGGATAGGCCTCTGCCAGTTCTATTGCCAACCTCTGAATCGCTGCGGCGAGTTCCTCTGAGGACGGTGGTTGGGATGTATCCATATAAGTTCTTACTAAGAAAAGGAT
Encoded here:
- the pyrR gene encoding bifunctional pyr operon transcriptional regulator/uracil phosphoribosyltransferase PyrR, with product MDTSQPPSSEELAAAIQRLAIELAEAYPDPANLVIVGIARGGIELGKRLAKSIGERLKHELPYGIVDISFHRDDLSSNPVPNIMSFANLPFDVEGKTIILVDDVIFSGRSIRAALNEIFDQGRPAKVSLAVLVDRGGRALPINPDFTGLMVKANPNQHVKVVVNDNPDTPDTISIAT